The DNA sequence TTGCCTGGCTCGTGTTTGACCTGAGTGGGCTCGGCACCAGCACTGGGAGCATCTTTTCGTCCCAATCGGTCGGGAAAGTCAACGGCCGCTCGATCGATGTCCGGGCCTTTGACCAGCGGGTCCAGAACGTGATGTCCCAACAGCAACAGCAAGGGGCATCGCTCGGGCTCGACCAGATCCAGGAAATTCGCAATCAGGTCTGGGATGAATCAATCCGCGAGGTGCTGCTCCGGGCCGAATACGGGAAACGGGGCCTCTCGGTGTCGTCGGACGAAGTGGCGGACGCGATTCGGAACGTCCCGCTGCCGGACCTTCAACAGGTCCCAACCTTCCAAACCGACGGCCAGTTCGACATGGAGAAGTATCGGCGCTGGCTCGCGTCTGCGGAAGGCCAGCAGTACGTCCCCGGCCTCGAAGCCCAATATCGCGACCAACTGCTCCAGGCTAAGCTGTTCCGTTCCGTGGTGTCGGACGTGTTCATCTCCGACGCCACGCTCTGGGAGCGCTACCGCGACGAGCGAGAGCAGGCCAAGGTCGGGATGGTCCGGATCGACCCGGCCACGACGGTCACCGATCAGAGCGCACCGGTCACGGCTCAGGAGGCCGAGGCCTACTATGGCCAGCACCGCGATGAATTCAAGCGCGAGAAGAGTGCCTTCCTGAGCTACTTGTACGTGCCGCGAACCACCGTGACCTCCGACTCCGCGGCCGCCATGGCCCGGGCGGTGGCCGCTCGCGACGAAATCACGAAGGGCGCTCCGTTCGACGAGGTGGCCCGCCGTGAGTCATCCGACAGCCTGAGCGCCGCCAAAGGCGGCGACCTCGGTCAGTTGAAGCGTTCCGATCTCCCGGCGCCAGTGGCCACTGCCATGGCAAGCTTGCCGCTCAACACCGTGTCGGCCCCGGTTCTGAGCCAGTTCGGCTATCACCTCCTCAAGGTCGAGAGCCGCACCGGCGATTCAGTGCGGGCCCGCCACATCGTGATCCCCGTCGAGGTCACCGGGGCACACCGCGACCAGCTTGACAAGATCGCGGATTCCCTCGAACTCCTCGCCGCCGAGAAACTCGACCCGTCGGCGATCGATACCACCGCGCGGGCCCTCGGCCTCACGGTCCGGCGAGTCGGTCCGGTCACCGAGGGATCCCGGGTCTTCGTACCCGAAGGTGGGCAGGTGCCGGATGCCGGGGTGTGGGCGTTCCAGGCCAAGCCGGGCGAGCACAGTCAGATCATCGAAGCGCCGAACGCGTTCTACGTCTTCCGGCTCGACAGCACCCAGAAGGCGGGGGTCCCCCCTCTCTCGGCCGTCAAAGCGGAGGTCGAGGCCAAGGTCCGATCCGGCAAGAAGACCGAGGAGGCCAAACGGATGGCCGGGAATCTGGCGAAGCAGGTCGCCGCTGGCACCGGCCTGGCCAACGCCGCCAGGGGGATGGGCTTCGAATACCGCGAAATAGGGCCCTTCGCGCGACTGACGTCACCCTTGGGAGCGCCGACCCTCATTGGGACGGCGTTCTCTTTGAAGCAGGGGGAGATCGGCGGACCGGTGACCCTCAATGCCAGGACCGGCGACGCGGGGGTCTACGTGTTTGAGGGTCTCGGGATTACGGCGGCCGACTCGGCCGACTTCGTGAAGAACCTCCCGTCGATCCGCCAGCAGGCCCTGCAGTCAGCCAAGCGAAGCCGGGTTCAGGCGTATCTTGCCGCGCTTCGGGAGTCGGCGACGGTGGTCGACCGCCGGTCGGAGATCTACAAGACCGCGGCGCAAACCACCGCAGCCTTGCCGGCCTCGCGTTAGCGGGACGGCCGGCTCGGTCCGAAACGCCAAACGGGGCGACCACTCAGTGGTCGCCCCGTTTTCCGTTCGGTGCCGGCCCCGAATCTGACTTACTGCGAGAGCCGCTTTGGTTCACTCGATGTCGGCGGTTGGGCGGGGGCATCGAGTTGGCGCGACGGGGCTGCCCGGTCATCGGTGCCGCTGGTGACGGCGTCCGACGTGTCGGAGAGACTCCGCTTGAACTCCCGAATTCCCTTGCCAAGCGACTGCCCGATTTCCGGGAGCCGTTTGGCGCCGAAGACCAACAAGGCAATCAGGCCGAGAACGAGGATTTCGGTAAAGCCGATATTCGAGAACATGGGGAGACTCCTGCTAGAAAAGCGACCGGGCAACCAAGTAGGCTATCAGCACACCAAGCACACTAAGCAGCGATACCTCAACCCCGACAGGGCCGAGAGTGAAGTCTAGCACGAGGAGCTTCATGGTGACAGGTCCGAACTCACCCCGGGCGGCTGTGGTAAAGAACGCCCGGGCCGGACTTTCCGGTAGAATCCGGCTCAGGAATGCCTGGAGGAAACCGCCTAACAGAAAGCCAGTCACCAAGATGGCGACGTAGTAGCGGGGCCGACGGGGTCCGGATGTCATGGCCTAATTTCGGCGTTCCATGACGAACGTCACGGCGGCTCGAAGGAGCTCGCGATCGGGGCCCGGCGCCAGCCATTCCAGTTCCCGGGCCGCCTCATCCGCCAGGCGCTGGGCCCGGCCCCGGGCATACTCGAGTCCGCCGGCGGTCCGAACGTGCTCCACCACCCCCGCCACTTGTTCGGCAGTGGGATCCGGAGCGGCCATGAGGGCGTTGACATCGCTCCGTTGCGGACCGGTCAGCCTGGGCAACGCGTGAATCAGCGGCAAGGTCACCTTGTGCTCCCTGAGATCGTGGCCAGTGGGCTTTCCGGTCACCGTTTCGACTTCGGTAAAGTCAAGCAGGTCATCGACGATCTGAAAGGCCATCCCGAGCGCATTTCCGAACCTGGCCATGGCCGCGCGCACCTCTTGAGACGCCCGAAGGGCGCCGCACTCGCACGCCCCCGAGAGGAGGGAGGCCGTTTTAGCCCGAATCAGGAGATCGTAGCTCTCTTCGCTGAAGGTCAGCGGGTCGTGGGCCAGCAGCTGCCGCATCTCCCCGATGGTCATCTCGTTGGTGACCCGGCCGAGCACTTCGAGCGGTTTGAGGTCGGCGAGGTTGACCAACTCGATCACGGCCCGCGAATAGAGATAATCGCCCATGATCACCGACACCTGGTGACTGAAGAGCGCGTTGATCGTCGGCATCCCGCGGCGGAGGACGGAGTGATCGACGGAGTCGTCGTGCACCAAGGTGGCGAGGTGAATCAGCTCGACAACGGCGGCCAACCGGACCACCCGGTCATCGAGCGAGCCGGTGGCCCGATTGACGAGGAACAGCAGGGTCGGGCGGAGCATCTTGCCCTGCATCCGCAGGAGATGCGAATTGACGTCCCCAATCAGCGCAAAGTCGGCCTCGATCGCCCGGCCGATCTGGGTCCGGACCCCCTCGAGATTGTCGTGCAGGTCGGCCTGCAGATCGGCGAGCGACACCACGGTCGCGCTCGAGGTCACGGAGCCCCCGTTCAGGAGTTCCAGGCCATCGACCGGCCCGGTCGGCTCTGCGGGCCGATCGTAGCTCGCCCCAAGATCGAGAAAGACCAGTCCGTCGCCACCGGCCCCCGGCCGATACGGCGACGGCAGGCTGGCACCCGGATTGGCCGCCGAGCCGTTGGCGTCGGACTCGAGCGTCTCGGTCCGCTCCCGGCTGGCCTGGGACCCGGCGGCGCTGCCCCGCGACTCGAGCTCCACGGCTAGGCGTTCAAACTGCTCCCCGGCCTCTTCGTTCCGGGACGCCGCGCGGAGCAGCTCCACCAACATCGGACCGATATCAGGATTCCCGACGAACTGCTCGGCAAACGAATTGACCGCCTTCAGGGCCTCCTCGCGGTGGTGAAGCGCATCCATCCGCTCGAGGTACTCCACCAGATTGCGCTTGGCGTCGCTGACAAAATTCTTCCGGGCATTGAGCTGGGCGAGGCGGAGGTAGGTGCTGGTCCGGCCGGGGTCCGCTCGGAGGATCTTACTGCACAGCGCAATCGCGTTGTTGAAAAACCCCTGCTCGGTGTAGAGATCGGAGGCCTGCTCGTAGGCGCGGATCGCGGCGCCGGAGTCGCCACCGCGCATTTCGAGATCGCCAATCCGGTTGTACGGCGACGGGTCGGGCACCCCTTCGCCCGACTCTTCGAACTCCCGGAGCGCTTTCTTGTACACGTCAATGGCAGGACGCCACTGGCCGCTTTGCTCGTACTTGCGCGCTGACTCTTTGAGCTTGTCGAGGTTCATCCGACTCGCGAGTAAAGGGGGCCGAGTGGCACGAATCGCACTAGGCGCGTCAACATCTTGTAGCGACGTAAGATAGGCCCGCTGGAACGGGCCAGGCAAGCCGGGTCATGGGGGCCGCCGCCCGGTCGGGACGGCCTGCAGGGTCCGGGCCAGCGGCTCCCCGGGCCGATCGGACCTACCGCCGGTCGGATTGGATGGTGTTTTGGCGGTAATCGAACTTGATGTCCGGCAAATCGATCAGGGTCACCAGGAACGAGAACTGGAAGTTGCCATTCGGGCTTCGGAGGAATGAAAAGGTCGCTCGCCAGTCGTGGAGGTCGCGGGTCAGATTGAGTTGTTGAGACTCAAATTTCTTTTTGGTCACGTCATACTGGGTGTTCCAGCTGACCTGCCAGAACTGGGTCGGGGCAAAGCTGGTATTGAGCGAGAGGTTGCTTCGGTTCGGGGCCCGGAGGGCGGCCGTCTGGGCTACGGGCCGGTTCCGGGCGATGGTCAAATTCACATTGGCGTTGAAGCCGCGCTGGCCCCGGGTGTAGGTCTGGTTGGAGGTGAAGCCGGTGCCCCGCCGGAGGTCGTCGACCCCGCCAAACGGAGACTGGCCCGGCAGGTTTGGGGCCCGGGCCGGCTGGGCCGTTTCCTTGGTCGCCGGTTCCGTGGTCAGGCCGAGCAATCGTCCGATCGACTTGAAGGTGCCGTCGGTCAGCGAAAAACTCGCCGTCACCCCGGACAGGAACGGGTTGAATCGGGCGGTGTCGCTGTCGAACTGGCCGATGAAGAGGTCGTGGGAAAGCGACAGGTTGAGCCCGGGCACCAGATCGCTGAGGAGACTGTTGGTCAGTGAGCCGCTGCCCCAGCCGGTCCGGCCGGGCTGTTTGGCCTTTTCGAAGTCATAGGACATTCCGCTGGTGCTGATGCTCAGGATCCGAATCTTCTTGACCGCGGCATCGGTCGTGTCACCGGCCGGGCGCTTGGACTTGCCCTCGAAATTCTGACTCAGGGTCAGGTTGAGATTCTGGCTCGGAATGCTCTCCAACACCAGCGGCTGGCCGACCGGGGTGATCGCCCGGGCAAACTCGAGCGGAACCGCGGCGGCCGGGCTATACGAGTAATTGAGCGACGGCTGAATGGTATGGCGAATCTTGGCGAGGGGGCCGATCCCGGGAAAGAACCCGTAGAACGTGGGCGACACCGACACCCCGAA is a window from the Gemmatimonadota bacterium genome containing:
- a CDS encoding DUF4321 domain-containing protein, which translates into the protein MTSGPRRPRYYVAILVTGFLLGGFLQAFLSRILPESPARAFFTTAARGEFGPVTMKLLVLDFTLGPVGVEVSLLSVLGVLIAYLVARSLF
- a CDS encoding twin-arginine translocase TatA/TatE family subunit; this encodes MFSNIGFTEILVLGLIALLVFGAKRLPEIGQSLGKGIREFKRSLSDTSDAVTSGTDDRAAPSRQLDAPAQPPTSSEPKRLSQ